A window of the Vigna angularis cultivar LongXiaoDou No.4 chromosome 3, ASM1680809v1, whole genome shotgun sequence genome harbors these coding sequences:
- the LOC108324144 gene encoding light-harvesting complex-like protein OHP2, chloroplastic → MSVTSSFPCIKIPACSSSPTCTSSSNSSFRFSSSKPYASITVRNSQTEGPLRRPVSPPVREPSSTIPQPLKPSPPSQPPPQKAAPVVGDDTNVITLEFQRQKAKELQEYFKKKKLEEADQGPFFGFIGKNEISNGRWAMFGFAVGLLTEYATGSDFVDQIKILLSNFGIVDLE, encoded by the exons ATGTCTGTGACATCTTCGTTCCCATGCATCAAAATCCCAGCTTGTTCCTCCTCTCCAACATGCacatcttcatcaaattcatcctttagattttcttcttccaaaccTTATGCTTCTATCACTGTAAGGAATTCTCAGACTGAAGGGCCTCTCAGAAGACCGGTGTCTCCTCCTGTTAGGGAACCATCTAGTACCATCCCTCAGCCTCTGAAGCCTTCACCTCCTTCTCAGCCTCCACCCCAGAAGGCTGCTCCTGTTGTTGGAGACGATACGAATGTCATTACATTAGAGTTTCAGAGGCAAAAGGCTAAGGAGCTGCAGGAGTACTTCAAAAAGAAGAAACTTGAAGAAGCAGATCAGGGTCCTTTCTTTGGATTCATAGGAAAAAATGAGATTAGCAATGGAAG ATGGGCAATGTTTGGTTTTGCTGTTGGATTGTTAACAGAGTATGCAACAGGCTCAGACTTTGTTGATCAAATAAAGATCCTTCTCTCCAATTTTGGGATTGTAGATTTGGAGTGA